One stretch of Halapricum desulfuricans DNA includes these proteins:
- a CDS encoding winged helix-turn-helix transcriptional regulator, with product MTESDGEEITDLPPSAKLVFKVLEYNGPLTQKGIVEESMLSARTVRYALERLEEVGVVEEDVYFADARQNLYELTLDDSDKSEQAVSD from the coding sequence ATGACAGAATCCGACGGGGAGGAGATCACGGATCTGCCACCGAGCGCGAAGCTCGTATTCAAAGTTCTCGAATACAACGGCCCGCTCACGCAGAAGGGAATCGTCGAGGAGTCGATGCTCTCGGCCCGGACGGTCCGGTACGCGCTCGAACGCCTCGAAGAGGTCGGGGTCGTCGAGGAAGACGTCTACTTCGCCGACGCGCGACAGAACCTCTACGAGCTGACGCTCGATGATTCCGACAAGTCCGAACAGGCGGTCTCCGACTGA
- a CDS encoding nucleoside phosphorylase: protein MTPDPAEDPSDDEQYHLEVGPDDIADSVLLPGDPDRVPKITDVWDDHEVVADHREYRTATGTYDGTPVSVTSTGIGSPSAAIAVEELARVGGETLIRVGSCGSIQPEAEVGDLVITTGAVRQEGTSDEYVREDYPAVADHAVVSALIAAAERLGYGYHVGVTCSTDSFYAGQGRPGFEGFEARGSDELVAELEAANVLNFEMEASSILTLAALYGLRAGAVSTVYANRVTGEFRTEGERKAAKTASEAVSILAEMDETAEKAGADRWHPGLRIDEQRR from the coding sequence ATGACACCCGACCCTGCCGAGGACCCGAGCGACGACGAACAGTACCACCTCGAAGTCGGTCCGGACGACATCGCCGACAGCGTGTTGCTTCCGGGCGACCCGGATCGCGTCCCGAAGATAACCGACGTCTGGGACGACCACGAGGTCGTCGCCGACCACCGCGAGTACCGGACGGCGACGGGAACCTACGACGGCACGCCCGTCTCGGTCACCTCGACGGGAATCGGCAGTCCCTCGGCGGCCATCGCGGTCGAGGAGCTCGCGCGCGTCGGCGGCGAGACGCTGATACGCGTCGGGTCCTGTGGCTCGATCCAGCCCGAAGCCGAGGTCGGCGACCTCGTGATCACGACGGGCGCGGTCCGTCAGGAGGGGACCAGCGACGAATACGTCCGCGAGGACTACCCCGCCGTCGCGGATCACGCCGTCGTCTCGGCGCTGATCGCAGCCGCCGAGCGACTGGGCTACGGCTATCACGTCGGGGTGACCTGCTCGACGGACTCGTTTTACGCCGGGCAGGGACGGCCCGGATTCGAGGGGTTCGAGGCTCGGGGTAGCGACGAACTGGTCGCGGAACTCGAGGCGGCGAACGTGCTCAACTTCGAAATGGAAGCCAGCTCGATCCTGACGCTGGCGGCGCTATACGGTCTCCGGGCGGGCGCGGTCAGTACGGTCTACGCAAACCGGGTTACCGGGGAATTCCGGACTGAAGGCGAGCGAAAGGCCGCGAAAACCGCGAGCGAGGCGGTCTCGATTCTCGCGGAGATGGACGAAACAGCCGAGAAGGCGGGCGCGGATCGCTGGCACCCAGGTCTTCGGATCGACGAACAGCGGCGATAA